The Nitrospira sp. genome window below encodes:
- a CDS encoding trypsin-like peptidase domain-containing protein: MITRPVRGCLQGIALGACLFTSTVAATASDWGKPLGGGYDGAEGKPRPVSPGPAELSPDERATMAVFERATKSVVFIANTAIQRDFWSLETMEVPQGSGSGFIWNKQGHIVTNFHVIYGANSIKVTLADRSEHQAKVVGVDPDHDLAVLQIQAPETVLEPLAVGLSHDLRVGQKVLAIGNPFGLDHTLTTGVVSALGRTIKSMSNRTIDGVVQTDAAINPGNSGGPLLDSSGRLIGVNTQIVSPSGAYAGIGFAVPVDTVNRIVPELIKHGKLIRPGFGVSFIPDAMAKRWGIKGLILGKVARGGAADAAGLRGARQTADGRIEIGDVILAVAGKPVATLDDLMDVMEAHKVGEQVSVEILRANKRQSVSVTLQAVN, encoded by the coding sequence GTGATCACGCGGCCTGTCAGAGGGTGCCTCCAGGGGATTGCCTTGGGAGCTTGTCTGTTCACATCCACCGTAGCGGCAACGGCGTCGGATTGGGGGAAGCCGCTCGGCGGCGGCTATGACGGCGCGGAGGGCAAGCCTCGGCCGGTTTCGCCTGGACCAGCCGAATTGTCTCCCGATGAGCGGGCCACCATGGCCGTCTTCGAACGAGCCACAAAGTCCGTCGTCTTTATTGCCAATACGGCGATCCAGCGGGACTTCTGGTCGCTGGAGACGATGGAAGTGCCGCAGGGCTCCGGTTCCGGATTCATCTGGAACAAGCAGGGCCATATCGTCACGAACTTTCACGTCATCTATGGCGCCAACTCCATTAAGGTGACGCTGGCCGATCGGAGCGAGCACCAGGCGAAAGTGGTCGGCGTCGATCCGGACCACGATCTCGCGGTCTTGCAGATTCAAGCGCCAGAGACGGTGTTAGAGCCGCTCGCGGTGGGCCTGTCGCACGACTTGCGGGTGGGGCAGAAGGTGCTGGCCATCGGGAATCCGTTCGGGCTGGACCATACCTTGACGACCGGCGTGGTGAGCGCCTTGGGACGCACGATCAAGTCGATGTCGAACCGGACGATCGACGGGGTCGTGCAGACCGATGCGGCGATCAATCCCGGCAACTCCGGCGGGCCGTTGCTGGACAGCAGCGGCCGCTTGATTGGCGTCAACACGCAAATTGTGAGCCCCAGTGGCGCCTATGCCGGCATCGGATTCGCCGTGCCGGTGGATACGGTGAATCGCATTGTTCCGGAATTGATCAAGCACGGGAAACTGATTCGTCCAGGATTTGGCGTGTCGTTCATTCCCGATGCGATGGCGAAGCGCTGGGGCATCAAGGGGTTGATTCTCGGGAAGGTCGCCCGTGGGGGTGCGGCCGATGCGGCTGGGCTCAGAGGCGCACGGCAAACGGCCGATGGCCGGATTGAGATCGGCGATGTCATTCTCGCGGTTGCCGGCAAACCCGTGGCCACGCTCGACGACCTGATGGACGTCATGGAGGCGCACAAGGTCGGTGAGCAGGTATCCGTCGAGATTTTGCGCGCCAATAAGCGGCAATCGGTATCGGTGACACTCCAAGCTGTCAATTAG